The Naumovozyma castellii chromosome 2, complete genome sequence tggtCCTTTATTTAAGGATCCAGagattttttttctttctaatGGGAAATTAAGATGTGcttatatttattttaaattttatgaaaatTCTGACATGGCTATTGCTAAACTAAACAATGAATTGATagtaaataaaagaattaatGTCGATTATGCATTTAAGGAAAATACTAGTAATAAAAATGCTAAATATGGAGATGATGTGGATAGGCTACTAAACAGGGAAGCCAAGAAAAATGGAATGATCAAATAGACTTCGTGTGAGTTGAGACTTTTCTTTcaggaaagaaaatttcgACTGGGGAATTTCTTGGACATATTCGAGATCTTCTGTAGAAGGTGTCGTAGACTGAATTCCATTCCAAACAGGctttttcttggaatgCGGAAGTGAAATCAATATTATCGCATACTGCTTTAAATTCTGACCTCTGCAAAGACTGCTCAATTGTTTCACCGTAAAATGCACTATAATGCCAAGGTTTCATCAATGGGTTATCcgaataatgaatatattttgcTTTTTCGACGATTTCATTTAATACATCCATGTTCTCCCTTTTTTGGCCATGCAAACTGTATCCAAGCAGCCCTccattaaataatggaTACTGTTCAACGTTCTTTATTGTTCCTGTAAGTAGGTTATATCTATCAAATGGTAGGATCATCACTTCTGGTTTGAAGCTCACGGAATCTGTTCTGAAAGTTTGGATTTGTTTTAGTACGGTATTCTGTAAGTTATATAGATCTGCATTTAGTAAATCCATGtcatatttattttcttcctcaAACGCCCTCGGTATCAAGATGTCTTTTATATATTGGAATGTTTTTGTCGAAGGAGTTATTACCATCAAATCTGATGCCATTATCAGTTGGCCTCTTGTCTCTCgatttatttgtttctgCAGTATGTAAGTGATTGAATCATCGGTGGCATCGGCTAGATCCtcaagaatattatcaGAGTGAGCATATAAAGAGGAGGGTACATCAGGTAACTCATTATAGTAAAACTGTTTATATGAAATTAGTTTCTTCAGCTTCTCAAGTTTTCCATGTAAAGGTTTAGTGTTTCCATTATCCATAACAAGATCATCaatgtttttctttgaaagaaacCAATATGTCAATGTTGCAGCAAATTTGATATGGTcaggaagaaaaaataattcatccatATTACCTTTAATTGTTGCATCACtatcaaaatatattattctGTCAAAATCTGTTTCGTTGAATGCCCACAATTTGGTATAACTACTTGACCAAGTATATTCAGTTCCTATTTTGTTGGATATAACTTCAATCGGTTTAATAATAACTTgatcattatcaatattCCTTAGTTGGGTCAGTAAATCATCAATTCCTGAATTGTGAATGTTAGAACCTAATACATATGTCTGATCCATTAATAACACTAATTTCGCCTTTGTTTTAAACTCTTCGCTCAAAGACTTAAAGGCCAGCAAAGTGGAGCATAAATATTGTATATCACTCACATATGTTACATATGCAAATCTTTTCCAGTTTATATGTTGGTTAGTTTGGGCCTCTAAATATAATTGATCAATAATTTCTGCCGGTATCTGCTTGATATTGTTTGGATCATAGAAAGTGAACTTAATTTTGTTGTCATTACTTCCTTTTCTTAGAAAGAACAACGCTGTCAATAACAAAGTTACCATTAAACATATTcgatttttttttttattgtGTAGCATCTGTACCTACCTATTTCCTGTTTTATCCGAGGCCTATTGTTTATCGTTCTACCTCGAGAAATGGACCCTTAAAGATTTCGAAGACAAATAGTTTGCATTGTCAGGATCTGCACTACCTCAACCAAAAAATTGGACGAGTCCGGAATCGAACCGAAGACCTCTCCCATGCTAAGGGAGCGCGCTACCAACTACGCCACACGCCCAgatattttatattttttggaaataagGTGACCGTTTCAGATTAAACGTAAGATCACGTGGAATACaatcaaaataaaagacCTCCGGAAGGCTTAACTGCTCTTAGTCGCTAAGAAATCATAAAATTGTACTCTAtggtttcaaaaatatttccattaAAAGACATAACTTTTCTTCTATCTGTTTtctattgaagaaatgaagaGATCCATCTATAAAAAGTAACACTTTTTTCATAGGTTACAGATATAAACACTGTTTAGatacaataaaaaaattattttttctgACGTTATACGGCGTCACAAAGCTGGAATTTCTTGACACAAGAgctatatatatataccCAAGAGAAGTATAAATACTCTGtttgaattttctttaaatattgagGAGAATAATATactcttttctttctttgctCTTTTAAAATAGTCCATTGCACACAAGTAACAACAAATCCGATAACATAATGAAGTTCAACAAGATTCTGATTCCTATCATTGCCCTCGGTGGCCTTTCTTCAGGGCAAAACGTTTCTACGAATAATCAGACTACAGCCAATGCGGCACTAAAAATTGGAGATAGGAATAGTGTAATGAATGCAGGGTTAGCCGGATTGGCAGTTGCAGGGGTTATAAGCTACTTCTTATAGTTTTTATTTCCTCAATTTTTTCCCTTTCTCAAGTTAGGTTGTTAACAAACTTATTAATTTCCtaccttcttctttctttcgTCCCATATAAACCCTCTAGTTAAATTTTGGTTATATATGCCAGTTGAATAgttattttaataataatattttttttctgtttttgAGAATCTCTATAAGAACACTTTTATTAAAGCATTGGATAcatgatattattatttactCATTATCCTCcttatataatatatatctGATTAGCTGATCGCCTTCTCTTCTTAATAAATCAACTTCATGCAATTTCACATCCACATGGTACTTTCCCTTATATACAATTAGTGAATCATTATCTAATTTGATTTCACCAAGAAACCAAAGATGCATTGGGTGATTATGTCCAAATCTATCACTGATGTAATCACCATCATTCGAACCATTTTTTAATGGATATTCGTATTTAAATGAATCGTAGACTTTTTCAGGTTCGATAATctcaaataaatcatttttattcaTACCAATATATTTTAGAGCTGAATTCACGGTTTCAATGAAGCTAATTGATTTATAGGTAAACCTCCATTGGAATAAAAAGGGTAGCCTATGCCATGTATGTCTGGTTTGTTGTCTATTTCTTTTAGAATCTGGCCTGATGATAGCACCAAATATACATGGATCTTGGTCTTCGCACCATATCTtaaattcatcttctttgatATTATTGGGCAGTTTTAGCGGTACCCCGTACTGGTCTTTCACCATTTCATGCTTTGAAAGCTTTTCCAATACCCTAATTCTGGAAAGGTATTCAATTTGTTGGGTATCTATCTTTAGCAATTCTGTTCTGCTCAGTTTATGGTATTTAGATGCAGGATACAAAggataaaatatttcttcccTTAAATAGAGTACTTTATAACCTAGTCCATATCCAATTAGAAAACTTGAAGCTAAAGTAAGAATTATTATCGTTGTTTGCCTTCGACGTCGGTTTCTTTGTTGTCTGATTGCTTCACCTATGGTAGTAAATTCATGATTTTGGTTGGCTTCTGTATCTTGTTTCGTAAAAAAATGTTTAGAATCAACAACTTCAGTTTGGGAAGTTTTGCTGAATGGAAACTTTATTGAGAATTGTCTTTGTTGAATAACCATCTTATGTGATAATCGGAATAAACCGACATATTGTGTCCTTAAAAGGCACTGCGAAACCCAGCGGGGATTGCAACTTCCTTTTAGATATAGTGAAAGCATAGCCCTAAATAATTATGCAGTACTTCTCTTATTCACCACTAATTTCAGATTGTTATACTGGACTGGAGTgttttattgattttaatGAGATCCCTTACAAACGCTTTACATGTTTTCTTTCCATGGAATTTTCCTCGGAacaaaatatcattttaGCATCATAATCATTAATATCTGTATATCATCAGAACACTCAAAATCAGTAGATTCTAttaatcaaatttaaaaaagaTAAATCTCAAAGGCTTATAATAAACTAACCATGTAAACgcaataaaagaaaaatttttaaaatgcTGTTTTGTTTATGCTGTTATTTATCAATTACATAATTGAGAATATAGAGATTCATTCTTCATCACTCCCTCCTAAAACAATTTTGGCCCGTTTTTGTCTTTTATGAGCATGAGAATATTcaccattatcatcatcatcatcatcatcactttCATCAGAATTTCCATTCgatttttcatcttcgaACCTTTCTGGTCCATCATCCAAACTATCACCACTAACAAACCCTTCATCGTCGTTATGCTCATAATAGTCACTGTTATGCTCCTCTGCAGAATGAGCATCATCAGCATCGTCATCTATAACCATTGGGGTAACGCCATCCTCATTATCTTCCGATTCCGGATCATCTTCTATAAATGAATTGAGATCTGAAGCGTCATCTTCTGACCGACTTTCTTCTTGACTATAACCATCGTTCTCTTCGTCATCCTCAGcttcattatcatataTAGTGTTGGTATTTCTTCCTTGATTTAGATGAGAGTCGTACTCAGATTCAGATTCGGATTCAGATTCGGATTCGGATGATCCGAGAGTAATTCTCTCCGTATTCCTCGAATGTCTAACAAGATCATCATGAATCTCTTCCAGTTCACCTGAACtatattcttcattgtCAAGTCCCACTATGACTGCATCATTTGTTCTTAAATTGGTGCTTAAATTGTTATTTGCGACCCTATTCCTTAATCTTGAAGAGCAATGTGGACAAATGTTCTCCTCTTCAAGGTCATCTGGATCAATCTCCCAATGACAATTACTGCATCTAGGAATCCCATCATCAGAATCATCTACTATTGCTGTTGcagaatttttgaaaatacCATCAAATAACCTATCATTCTCTTTATCTAAAGAATACTCTAAGAGTTCTGCCTTTTGTGTTTCTAATATCTtcttaaattcttcattttcggaaactttcttcttcttctcattTATAGTATCAATTATAAGTTGTAAAGTTTGTTGAATAAAGGGATTCAAGTTTGGAGTATCTGTAATATCTGATCTACATTGCGGACAAGCTAGCTCCTTCTTAGAGTTAGTACTGATCCATGACTTCAAACACCCGTAGCAGTAATTATGACCACATGAGGTCATCATAGGTACAAACATGTATTCAGAACAGATAGTGCATATCGCCGATTCCAACAATTTTATGATaagtttattttttgttttgctGCTTCTATCGACTACTAACTTGCTTAGTGGATCACTCattcttctctttgttAAGCGGGTTTATGGAATTATGGTTTGCAATAGTGTCTTTCTACCAACACGAATGATAATAACACTCATTAGTTTCTCATGCAAGCATCGGTAGCTATACCAAAATtcgatttttcaaaatttttcaggAGCGTTACACGCCTTTAGTTTTGACGTCAAAATGATCGTTACAACTGAAGGATAACTTGATACAAGTGGAGCATTGTATCACCAAATATACTTACTTCTTTGAGGCTGATCTAATCAACATTGTTCACTATAAAATaagttttatttaaatacaTAACTTAAGGTTTAATGCAGAATCATGAACATGCctatttatattattttttactTCCTTCAACTTTTGgaagatttttcaatatgttGAAAAGTTCGTTAGAACCATTGATATGTTCTTTGGCATATGTTGAAGTTGTATCGCCCCCATAGACGACACTATGACCAAAACGTAAAGAGCCTCTGTTCATCTCTTCTTTCAAGAGTCTGAAAATTGGTTCAATGACAGGGGAAGAAGAACCTGTTACTAGCATGAAATCCATATCGTCCTGAGTGTTACCAGTTTGGTTAAAAGAGTTGTCGGATTGTGTAACAGGTATTGTACTATTGTCAAATAGATCTGTGGTGTTATTGTAGaatttcaacaaaaattgaacTGCAGCAAGGGATAATCCAGTCTGTTGAACGAAAACAATATTCTTGTGAACATATGCATGAATACCGCTTTCATCAAACAAGGTGTTAATATGGGTAATGGCATCACCAACGACGCTTGATACACGCTCTTGATCTTCTGCATTTTCTGTATGGAATCTTATCATGGAATCTGCtactttgaaatatgaaCCTGGTAGTCTTTCTACTTTATCATCAAAGATCTTAACAACTTCACTTTTCCAATCAACTTGCTCCACAATATTATACCAAGAGCTGTTTAGTCGAACGTAAGCACCATTTTCTGCGATCAATCCAATATTTAAAACACGACTGTATAGACTTTCCAGCGTactttttgaaaaggagTTCATTATAAATACAATGTTCTTTGTAGTTAGATCGTTTAAAATGGAAATCATTCTTGGCGTTGGAGGTTCCgaaatctttaaaataAACATGTGTTTCTTCGATTTCTTATAATCAGCATATAAAGTATCATATGCTAGGTTGAAAACAGTTGATCTCTCCTTATTGAATTCCCATGCTGTATTAATGTTTTGTAAAGAAGTCAATATCCAGTTATCAGAATCGTTATTTATAACactcttcatcatttttttccaatgaCGTCtcttttcctctttggtCATTTGTAAACCAATCTTGATACTATCTGCTGTATGACGAATATCCCATGGGTTAATTAATAGAGCACCTTCTAGAACTGAAGCACTTCCTGTAAATtcagataataataatggagCATTCTTCTCTTCTGAACTAACAATAAATTCATGGCAAGTCAAATTCATACCTTCTCTCAAGGAATTAACAAGGAACATGTCAGCTTCACAACTTAAAGCTAGATATTGAACGAATTCTAAATCTTGATGTAAGAATACCACAGGTTGAGAAACACTAATATtagatgataatgaattgattCTATCCACGACAAGCATAATTTGACGTTCCAATTCTGAATCTTTCCCAGCCCCGATACAAATTTGCAATAGCAcaactttttcaatatattctgGGTTCTCTTTTAAGAACCTTTCAAAGGCAAGCATTTTCTTATGTAACCCACGGATACGATCAAATTGATCACGACAAACAATTAATCTCTTGCCTTGCCATCTTTCTCTAATAAGATGTCTCCATTGTAAAACTTTTTCATCCTTTAATTGATCATTTAAAGTGAACATATCTATTCCTACAGGGGTATACTTCACGGAAACAATTTTCCCATTAAATTTCAACTCATCAGTAGCAACATCTGCCATTAATAATCTATTAGCGGTTTGAAGGAAATGTCTTGCGTATTCCTTAGTTTGGAACCCAACGAAATTAGCACCCAAGATACCTTCTAATATCTTTTCTCTATGAGCAAAACACCTGAACACTTCACTACTTGGGAAGGAAACGTGAAGGAAAAACCCAATCTTGGCGTTTGGCAAGACTTTTCTTACCATTTCAGGGACCAACATTAGATGATAATCATGAATCCATATAGTGTCACCAGTTTTATAAAcactaataatattatcgGCAAACTGCTGATTCAAATTctgataataattccaGGAATGGTCTTCGAAAGCCTTTGAATTTGGATTATCTGGGATTTGGTAATGTAACGTTGGCCAAAGGATTTGTTTACAGAAATTCTTATAGGCACCTTTAAAAGTGATATCATCGGTGATAACAGCGGTAGATTGATATTCATCAGCTAATGTCTTTGtaatcttctttgaaatctCTTTGGGAATTTCATCAGTGGGGATCCCTACTGTACCAACCCATCTCACGTTATCCTTAATGGTTTTCTCATTCAGGGCGGTATTAATTGCATTCTTTAAAGCCCCATTACCCTTATCTGTGGGGACGATCTTCCAAGGTAAATGTCTGAATAATTCATGGGAATTCCTCATCAATTGAGCTTTCAATTTGGCATTATCTGAAAAGCCACCGAATTGTGGAACATTATATTtcttatttgaagaagaatcatCCTCCAAATCTGAATATGATTCATCTTCCTTGCTTGCACTATCCTTTTGCAAATTATCGCGAACTACTGGGCTCAATGTATCGCCATGAGTCCTTGAAGTGTTGGTTTGGGAGGTACTCAAACGTGATTCATCGGGCAACAAAGCGGAGTTGGACAGTTCAGGTGTTGGAGAGGTAGAATTTGAATGAGAAGTTGTTCCTTCACTTGTCTTTGCCAACTCGGAATATTTCAAGTTTGAAGTCGATTTAGTGGGACCAGCTTGCATTCTTCTCATGGATGGCAGTGTTCcctgttgttgtttcacTTTTGCAAAATTAACAACTGCAGAGTTCACATCTGGCACGGCCCTTGATTTTGGGGTAATGACAGTTCCCTTGGTCATGCTTGATTGGTTATatttagaagatgaaagGGAATCTAGACTCGTTTGCGAAGCGTTATTATTGTTCAATACAGAATGAAGcaataatgatttattgaCATTCTTAAGAAGACTTGCAGTTGGGTCAGGAGAGGTACTTGTTGGAATAATACCATTAGTAGTGTTATTCACTGGTGCGGGAGCAGGTGCAGCTACAGTATTATTGGTAGTTTGTTGAGCACCCGGAGCAGAAGTGATTGAGTAGGCTGGAGATGCAATTTGATCAGAGGCAGTGTTGGGAGAGGAAAAAAAGTCCTCGACGGAGACAGAGGAGTgcaaattattatttttcatcacTGAGCTCAAGCCTGGGACATGCAACCTTGGAGTTCCTGATCCAGTTCCATGAGCAGTTAAATTGGACATGAATTGTTCCGAAGACACCAATTCATCGATTGTAGATGTTGGGTTCAAGGGATTTATtgctggtggtggtggtatAGCGGTACCCTTCTTTGATGGTTCAGGAGATGGGGAATGAGCATTCAGCATGCTCTCCTGAGATAAATTGTTAGCCAGGAATGGCGAGTGGGAATGAACGGAGCTTGATCTTTTCTTCCTAATGCCATCATTGGTATTTACCTTGATCAAGTTAGATTCAGCCAGTTCCTCGGCAATGGTTTCAGGCCCATTTACTTCGAATTGGGGGGAATAAGGCAGGAATAACGATGCAACGATTAGCGTCATCTCTAGTCTCTAAAGATTTTCGTTGTTGAGAGTGTTTAGTTTGCTAGATAATACTCAGAGACTAATCTTGTGGTCTTTATATATGGTAGAGAGAGTGAACGTGTCAGAACATTCCAGGGCAGCATCAGTTCCCTTCCAGTTACGTCTTTTAAAC is a genomic window containing:
- the GNT1 gene encoding glucose N-acetyltransferase (ancestral locus Anc_8.798) yields the protein MLHNKKKNRICLMVTLLLTALFFLRKGSNDNKIKFTFYDPNNIKQIPAEIIDQLYLEAQTNQHINWKRFAYVTYVSDIQYLCSTLLAFKSLSEEFKTKAKLVLLMDQTYVLGSNIHNSGIDDLLTQLRNIDNDQVIIKPIEVISNKIGTEYTWSSSYTKLWAFNETDFDRIIYFDSDATIKGNMDELFFLPDHIKFAATLTYWFLSKKNIDDLVMDNGNTKPLHGKLEKLKKLISYKQFYYNELPDVPSSLYAHSDNILEDLADATDDSITYILQKQINRETRGQLIMASDLMVITPSTKTFQYIKDILIPRAFEEENKYDMDLLNADLYNLQNTVLKQIQTFRTDSVSFKPEVMILPFDRYNLLTGTIKNVEQYPLFNGGLLGYSLHGQKRENMDVLNEIVEKAKYIHYSDNPLMKPWHYSAFYGETIEQSLQRSEFKAVCDNIDFTSAFQEKACLEWNSVYDTFYRRSRICPRNSPVEIFFPERKVSTHTKSI
- the NCAS0B00970 gene encoding uncharacterized protein (ancestral locus Anc_8.802), translated to MKFNKILIPIIALGGLSSGQNVSTNNQTTANAALKIGDRNSVMNAGLAGLAVAGVISYFL
- the AIM39 gene encoding Aim39p (ancestral locus Anc_8.806), with the translated sequence MLSLYLKGSCNPRWVSQCLLRTQYVGLFRLSHKMVIQQRQFSIKFPFSKTSQTEVVDSKHFFTKQDTEANQNHEFTTIGEAIRQQRNRRRRQTTIIILTLASSFLIGYGLGYKVLYLREEIFYPLYPASKYHKLSRTELLKIDTQQIEYLSRIRVLEKLSKHEMVKDQYGVPLKLPNNIKEDEFKIWCEDQDPCIFGAIIRPDSKRNRQQTRHTWHRLPFLFQWRFTYKSISFIETVNSALKYIGMNKNDLFEIIEPEKVYDSFKYEYPLKNGSNDGDYISDRFGHNHPMHLWFLGEIKLDNDSLIVYKGKYHVDVKLHEVDLLRREGDQLIRYILYKEDNE
- the PSH1 gene encoding ubiquitin-protein ligase PSH1 (ancestral locus Anc_8.808); amino-acid sequence: MSDPLSKLVVDRSSKTKNKLIIKLLESAICTICSEYMFVPMMTSCGHNYCYGCLKSWISTNSKKELACPQCRSDITDTPNLNPFIQQTLQLIIDTINEKKKKVSENEEFKKILETQKAELLEYSLDKENDRLFDGIFKNSATAIVDDSDDGIPRCSNCHWEIDPDDLEEENICPHCSSRLRNRVANNNLSTNLRTNDAVIVGLDNEEYSSGELEEIHDDLVRHSRNTERITLGSSESESESESESEYDSHLNQGRNTNTIYDNEAEDDEENDGYSQEESRSEDDASDLNSFIEDDPESEDNEDGVTPMVIDDDADDAHSAEEHNSDYYEHNDDEGFVSGDSLDDGPERFEDEKSNGNSDESDDDDDDDNGEYSHAHKRQKRAKIVLGGSDEE
- the TSL1 gene encoding trehalose 6-phosphate synthase/phosphatase complex subunit (ancestral locus Anc_8.813) encodes the protein MTLIVASLFLPYSPQFEVNGPETIAEELAESNLIKVNTNDGIRKKRSSSVHSHSPFLANNLSQESMLNAHSPSPEPSKKGTAIPPPPAINPLNPTSTIDELVSSEQFMSNLTAHGTGSGTPRLHVPGLSSVMKNNNLHSSVSVEDFFSSPNTASDQIASPAYSITSAPGAQQTTNNTVAAPAPAPVNNTTNGIIPTSTSPDPTASLLKNVNKSLLLHSVLNNNNASQTSLDSLSSSKYNQSSMTKGTVITPKSRAVPDVNSAVVNFAKVKQQQGTLPSMRRMQAGPTKSTSNLKYSELAKTSEGTTSHSNSTSPTPELSNSALLPDESRLSTSQTNTSRTHGDTLSPVVRDNLQKDSASKEDESYSDLEDDSSSNKKYNVPQFGGFSDNAKLKAQLMRNSHELFRHLPWKIVPTDKGNGALKNAINTALNEKTIKDNVRWVGTVGIPTDEIPKEISKKITKTLADEYQSTAVITDDITFKGAYKNFCKQILWPTLHYQIPDNPNSKAFEDHSWNYYQNLNQQFADNIISVYKTGDTIWIHDYHLMLVPEMVRKVLPNAKIGFFLHVSFPSSEVFRCFAHREKILEGILGANFVGFQTKEYARHFLQTANRLLMADVATDELKFNGKIVSVKYTPVGIDMFTLNDQLKDEKVLQWRHLIRERWQGKRLIVCRDQFDRIRGLHKKMLAFERFLKENPEYIEKVVLLQICIGAGKDSELERQIMLVVDRINSLSSNISVSQPVVFLHQDLEFVQYLALSCEADMFLVNSLREGMNLTCHEFIVSSEEKNAPLLLSEFTGSASVLEGALLINPWDIRHTADSIKIGLQMTKEEKRRHWKKMMKSVINNDSDNWILTSLQNINTAWEFNKERSTVFNLAYDTLYADYKKSKKHMFILKISEPPTPRMISILNDLTTKNIVFIMNSFSKSTLESLYSRVLNIGLIAENGAYVRLNSSWYNIVEQVDWKSEVVKIFDDKVERLPGSYFKVADSMIRFHTENAEDQERVSSVVGDAITHINTLFDESGIHAYVHKNIVFVQQTGLSLAAVQFLLKFYNNTTDLFDNSTIPVTQSDNSFNQTGNTQDDMDFMLVTGSSSPVIEPIFRLLKEEMNRGSLRFGHSVVYGGDTTSTYAKEHINGSNELFNILKNLPKVEGSKK